The region TTTTGGTGGATTGGCTTTCATAAGATACTTTAAAAAATAATCCCAGCGTCTGCGCATAATATAATAACTATCTCTACCATAGCCATGTCTGGCATTTGGAAGCAAGATAAAATCGAAATCTTTATTCGCTTTAATCAACGCATCGGCTACCAAATAAGAATTATAAGGAGGCACATTATCATCCATACCTCCATGAATGAGTAATAATTTTCCTTTTAAATTTTTAGCAAGCGTCTGATTTGCTTGTTTTTCATAGTTTGATACGCCATCATTATCAAAAGTCTCCAGACCTATATAACGCTCTCCCCAATCGTCTTCGTAATTTCTGTTATCATGGTTTCCTGATTCTGAAATTCCTACTTTGAAAAAATCAGGATATTGGAACATTGCTGCTGCAGTTGCAAAACCACCTCCTGAGTGTCCCCAAATTCCGACTTTCTCCAAATCTAGAAACTTGTATTTGTCTTGCAATTGTTTCAACCCTGAAATCTGATCTGACAAGGTATTTTCTCCCATGTTTCCATAACATGCATCATGAAAAGATTTTGATCTATTTGGATTACAACTCCCTTCAATTTGCACAACAACAAAACCCAATTCAGCTAGTGCTTGATTATCTCCCCTTGAAGCACGAAAACTCCATGAGCCAACACTACCTCCCTGAGGACCAGGATATATATAAACAATCACTGGTAATTTCTCATCAGCTTTTATTTCCTTAGGAGTGTATAAAAGCCCATATAAATCCCACTCCCCATTGCCTGATTTTACTTTAAATGGAGTTGCAGGTTTCCATCCTGTCGCTTTCAATCTTGAAATATCCGTCTTTTCTAAAACACTTACTAGTTTGCCTTTGATGTTTTTTACTTGATGTATAGGTGGTACATCCGCCTGCGAATAGGAATCAATAAAATAATTTCCGTTAGGAGATACATTAATGCTGTGATGTCCTATTTCTGGCGTTAATAACTTTAACTTTTTACCATTAAAGTCAACTTGATACAAATAACTAAAATAAGGATTGTCTTTTCCTTCATGATGACTTGCTATAAAATAAATTTTACGATTTTTCTCATCGATTTTTACAATTTCACGAACTACATAATCTCCATTAGTAATCTGATTTTTTACAACTCCAGTGTTGGCGTCATACAAGTATAAATGCCCCCAGTCACTTTTTT is a window of Polaribacter litorisediminis DNA encoding:
- a CDS encoding S9 family peptidase; translation: MKHSQTSKIPFMKSKLIPLFLFLVLLISTKGQGQNARTYSNADYDRAAATLSVNTNKLIDNNIRPRWLPDGRLWYRSLTENKMEFKLFDPKNKEQILADSQKELFEKANVSVDKKGGSYTEILSPDGKYVAFIKDWNLYLKEVATGKEIALTKDGVKDFGYATDNAGWKHSDRPILSWSPDSKKIATFQQDQRHVSNMYLVKTKVGAPELKEWKYPIPGDSAIIRIHRVIIDIHKDPKIIKLKMASDARRGTLCDDISCEGGFDDVAWSEDSKQLVFVSTSRDHKQENIRIANTETGEVKDIFEETVATQYESGQGGINWRYFSKTNEIIWYSEKSDWGHLYLYDANTGVVKNQITNGDYVVREIVKIDEKNRKIYFIASHHEGKDNPYFSYLYQVDFNGKKLKLLTPEIGHHSINVSPNGNYFIDSYSQADVPPIHQVKNIKGKLVSVLEKTDISRLKATGWKPATPFKVKSGNGEWDLYGLLYTPKEIKADEKLPVIVYIYPGPQGGSVGSWSFRASRGDNQALAELGFVVVQIEGSCNPNRSKSFHDACYGNMGENTLSDQISGLKQLQDKYKFLDLEKVGIWGHSGGGFATAAAMFQYPDFFKVGISESGNHDNRNYEDDWGERYIGLETFDNDGVSNYEKQANQTLAKNLKGKLLLIHGGMDDNVPPYNSYLVADALIKANKDFDFILLPNARHGYGRDSYYIMRRRWDYFLKYLMKANPPKEYKIEMSQDPRVK